A window of Phycobacter azelaicus contains these coding sequences:
- the bchB gene encoding ferredoxin:protochlorophyllide reductase (ATP-dependent) subunit B, with the protein MKLSVWTYEGPPHVGAMRVATGMKRLHFVLHAPQGDTYADLLFTMIERRNQRPPVTYTTFQARDLGSDTAQLFRTTCETTYERFQPEAMIVGASCTAELIQDDPGGISDALGLPVPVIPLDLPSYQRKENFGADETFFQIVRALAKRGPRSALPTANLIGATALGFRHRDDITEVTALLSDMGISVNVCAPYDATPSDIARLGAAHINVLMYPETGESACRWMERELDIPYTRTVPIGVGATRDFVTEVANTLGVSPRLDEARLRLPWYSASVDSTYLTGKRVFVFGDGTHVATAARIARDEMGFEVVGMGCYNREQARLIRNLARDFGIEALITDDYLDVEAQIADLAPELILGTQMERHIGKRLGIPCAVISAPVHVQDFPARYSPQMGIEGANVIFDTWVHPLVMGLEEHLLTMFREDFEFNDNAGPSHHAGLHSRRPADAPAPATSNSANIIWHPAAEQELRKVPFFVRGKARRNTEAFAAAQGVAEIGVETLYEAKAHYAR; encoded by the coding sequence ATGAAACTCTCGGTCTGGACATACGAAGGGCCGCCCCATGTCGGTGCCATGCGCGTCGCCACCGGAATGAAACGGCTGCATTTTGTTTTGCATGCCCCGCAGGGCGACACCTACGCGGACCTTTTGTTCACCATGATCGAGCGACGCAACCAACGCCCGCCCGTCACCTACACCACCTTTCAGGCGCGCGATCTTGGCTCTGACACCGCACAGCTGTTCCGCACCACCTGCGAGACGACCTACGAGCGCTTCCAGCCCGAGGCGATGATCGTCGGCGCGTCCTGCACGGCGGAACTGATACAGGACGACCCCGGCGGCATATCCGATGCGCTTGGTCTGCCGGTTCCGGTCATCCCGCTCGACCTTCCCTCTTATCAGCGCAAGGAAAACTTCGGCGCCGACGAGACCTTCTTTCAGATCGTGCGTGCTCTTGCCAAACGAGGCCCGCGCAGCGCCCTACCCACGGCCAACCTGATCGGAGCGACGGCGCTCGGCTTTCGGCATCGCGACGACATCACCGAGGTCACCGCCTTACTGTCTGACATGGGCATTTCGGTCAATGTCTGCGCGCCTTATGACGCAACACCCAGTGACATCGCGCGCCTTGGTGCGGCGCATATCAACGTCTTGATGTATCCTGAAACCGGCGAAAGCGCCTGTCGCTGGATGGAGCGGGAGCTGGATATTCCCTACACCCGCACCGTGCCGATCGGCGTCGGCGCAACACGCGATTTTGTCACGGAAGTGGCCAATACCCTTGGGGTATCGCCGCGCCTTGATGAGGCGCGCCTGCGCCTGCCCTGGTATTCAGCCAGTGTCGACAGCACCTACCTGACCGGCAAACGGGTGTTTGTCTTTGGCGATGGCACCCATGTGGCAACTGCCGCGCGCATTGCCCGCGACGAGATGGGGTTCGAGGTCGTGGGCATGGGCTGTTACAACCGCGAGCAAGCCCGCCTGATCCGAAACCTTGCCCGTGATTTTGGCATCGAAGCCCTGATCACCGATGACTATCTTGATGTGGAGGCGCAGATTGCCGACCTCGCCCCCGAGCTGATCCTAGGCACCCAGATGGAACGCCATATCGGCAAACGGCTTGGCATCCCCTGCGCGGTGATCTCGGCGCCGGTGCACGTGCAGGACTTTCCGGCGCGCTATTCCCCGCAGATGGGGATCGAAGGCGCGAATGTCATCTTTGACACCTGGGTCCATCCGCTTGTCATGGGGCTTGAAGAGCATCTCTTGACCATGTTCCGCGAGGATTTCGAATTCAACGACAATGCCGGGCCAAGCCACCACGCGGGCCTGCATTCGCGCAGGCCTGCTGATGCTCCCGCTCCGGCCACCAGCAACAGCGCCAACATCATCTGGCACCCCGCTGCCGAACAAGAGCTGCGCAAGGTGCCGTTCTTTGTCCGCGGCAAGGCCCGCCGCAACACCGAAGCCTTTGCTGCCGCACAAGGGGTTGCGGAGATCGGCGTGGAAACCCTCTACGAGGCCAAGGCCCATTATGCGCGATGA